One segment of Candidatus Delongbacteria bacterium DNA contains the following:
- a CDS encoding tRNA pseudouridine(13) synthase TruD, whose translation MNDAWLERREEILNPAPLLELPRPAGVIRSLPEDFQVTEIPAYPPDGGEGHLFLELTKRGWNTDTALQEVARQLGLPRGEIGVAGQKDRHALTRQWISLPAAAGPRLERFAHADLQLGPPHPHSHKLRRGHLKANRFRIVVRELDAPPESALNAVRASSAALLAQGGMGHLFGPQRFGWQGRNVEIGLRLLAQPRRIRPGDFALSALQSALFNLYWLLRHERGLLDTVLAGDILQKTATGGLFYSDDPAADQARLAAGELRLTGPIFGADRLTPPPSSPAAALEDEALAAFGTPRELWVSLGKRAPGTRRALRTLPEGLELGVDGPSLGLEFTLESGAFATRLLSELVDWREAESRPHAQEET comes from the coding sequence ATGAACGATGCCTGGCTGGAGCGGCGCGAGGAGATCCTGAACCCGGCCCCGCTGTTGGAGCTGCCGCGCCCGGCGGGTGTGATCCGCAGCCTGCCGGAGGACTTCCAGGTGACGGAGATTCCCGCCTACCCACCCGACGGTGGCGAGGGCCACCTCTTCCTGGAACTGACCAAGCGGGGCTGGAACACGGACACGGCCCTGCAGGAGGTGGCCCGGCAGCTGGGCCTGCCGCGGGGCGAGATCGGCGTGGCGGGGCAGAAGGACCGGCACGCCCTCACCCGGCAGTGGATCAGCCTGCCGGCTGCCGCGGGCCCGCGGCTGGAGCGCTTCGCCCACGCCGACCTGCAACTGGGCCCGCCCCACCCCCACAGCCACAAGCTGCGGCGCGGTCACTTGAAGGCCAATCGCTTTCGCATCGTCGTGCGCGAGCTGGACGCCCCGCCGGAGTCGGCCCTGAACGCCGTGCGGGCCTCGTCCGCCGCGCTGCTGGCCCAGGGTGGGATGGGTCACCTCTTCGGTCCCCAACGCTTCGGCTGGCAGGGGCGCAACGTGGAGATCGGCCTGCGCCTGCTGGCCCAGCCGCGCCGCATCCGGCCGGGCGACTTCGCGCTCTCCGCGCTGCAGAGCGCGCTGTTCAATCTCTACTGGCTGCTGCGCCACGAGCGCGGGCTGCTGGATACGGTGCTGGCGGGGGACATCCTGCAGAAGACCGCGACGGGCGGCCTGTTCTACAGCGACGACCCGGCGGCGGACCAGGCGCGGCTGGCGGCCGGCGAGCTGCGGCTTACCGGACCCATCTTCGGCGCCGATCGGCTGACCCCGCCGCCGAGCAGTCCGGCCGCCGCGCTGGAGGACGAGGCCCTGGCGGCCTTTGGAACGCCGCGCGAGCTCTGGGTCTCGCTGGGCAAGCGCGCGCCGGGGACCCGACGGGCGTTGCGCACTCTGCCGGAGGGTCTGGAGCTGGGCGTGGACGGGCCGAGCCTCGGGCTGGAGTTCACGCTGGAATCCGGCGCCTTCGCCACCCGCCTGCTCAGCGAACTGGTGGACTGGCGCGAGGCGGAGTCCCGCCCGCACGCACAGGAGGAAACATGA